The genomic segment GCCCAAATCCCTCTGAACCCTCACCTCTCCCCTGACCCATTACCCCGAAAACCTTTTTTTAAGCCCCTGGCACCTGCATaacccccacaaaaaacccttaaaccctccccatcccccctttttcctcccccagagccccccaggcACGCGCCGGACACCGCAGCCGCTCCCCTGCCGCCGCTCAGAGGTCCCTGAGGTACCgtttttttggggagggttgATTCGGGGTGTGGGGGTGTCCCGCACCTTCCCACAGCTGACGCAGGGACCCCCTCCCCAGGTGaagcccccccacccccagcgcACCCCACCCGGGCTGCTCTTCGCCCTCTTCTATGGCCTCCTCATGGCGCTGCTCGTCGCTGCCCACCGTGCGCTCTTTGGCTGCTGAGGGACACACAAAACCCCCGGGGGAAGCCCCCCAACCCTGGGGGAACCCCCAAACACCCCCGGGGGGGGTCCCACCTCTGcacctttcctttccccctcttttcttGTGCCTTAAtgctggggaaactgaggcagggaagggggaagatGCTGAAACCccttttgcccccccccccggggGGGTGACTTTAATTATTCATATTGTAATTAATTatgttattaattttaattttattattatgagTTGTCGCTATTATAATGAGTTATTATAAAGGGCTGTGAGCATAATAAGTTAAAAATTATGGTCAATTGTAAATTAATTATGATGAAAGAATGTAAAAATAAGGATGGCCAAAATTTAttgtaattaattattattaaagatATTATATTTAACTATTACATTGTTGTCATTACAATTTTTATAATAATGATTTTGTTTCTAAGTATGCATATTTCCTTGAAAATCATACTTGGTacattcctgtccctctgtgaCTGCTCAGGGGTCACCGGCAGGTACCAAAACCTGGGGGGGGGGTTTCAGTCCTGCCGTCTCCTGTTGCCACTGCTCAGCTTTTTGTCCGTTTTCACCTTTTCTGTGCCCGAAAGGGGATGCCCCCACTCcggctgtgctgtgctgccccatAAACCCACTCCCTAAGGCAAACCCTACTAACcgcccccttccccagcaggTGCTCGAGGAGACGAGCCCGGCCCGAGCCCCGCGGGGGGGGCTGGGGATGCCTCCCCCACTCCGGGACCCCCCGTGACTCCCCGTCCCCTCGGAGCCCCCGCCCCAGGGCGGATTCGGCGCCATCTTTGTTGAGGGAAGGCCGCGATCGCCATGCCCTCAGCGGTGAAGCCCCGATCGCCATCTTGGCTGAGGGCGGATAGGGGACTATAGGGTCCCCATCTTTACTAAGGGCAAAGCCGTGAGGGGACGCCTTCCCCCAAGGCCGCCATCTTTAGTTAGGGCCGCGCCCACGGTCCGGGCAACCGGAGAGGGGGAAGCTCGAGGGAGGTACCGAGATCGAGGCTGTTTCTATCGAATATATATTAGATTATCACGATAAATCTCTCGGAACAAAAGTAGAACGTGGTCCCGGCGGAGGGGGAGGAGTGGTGTGCACTGCCAGAGCCCCCAAAAGCAGCCGTGGGAGCTGTGAGGGCCGGGCTGAGTCCCCCACCAGCATCCGCAGTCACAGGAAGGGGTTGGTGGTCGGGTGCCCGGTGCTGAACGGCGCCGTCGGGGTCGGGACCGTCTGTGGGTGGCACAAAGGGGGgatcagcagcagagaaagaggATTCAGGAACCCCCCATCACCCTTGCTCTGCCCCAGTGCTCTCCTCACCACGAAGGGGTTGGTGGAAGCTTTGGCAACGTTGAACCCGCTGAAAGGCAACCCTGTGAGGTGAAATGGGGAGAGGGTCACTGGGGGCTTGGGTAGAGGTTGTCCCAGTATTTATCTTCCCCCCAACTCTTACCATCAGCCTGGAAGGGACTGGGGAACCCTCCAGGAACAGGGGCACCTGAAAGAGGGGACACAAAATTGGGGCCACCCCAGATCCCAGCCTGGTCAGGGAACTGCGGGGTCTGGGAGATCACTCACCGGGGCCGTTGCTCTGGAAGGGGTTGGTGAAGGGTCTGGGGGCCACGGGGGCCATGAATGGGTTGGTGTagcctggggagggggcacaggtGTCACCCCTGGGCACACCTTCACTTTTCGGGGTCCAAAGGCAGGGGGGGTGAACCCTGACTTACCCCCATGGGGCAGCGCTGGGGGGTCACGGAGGGTCCCAAAGAGGCTGCAGGGGGGTAGGGGGAGCTGTCAGGGGGGAGGGTCAGGTCCTGTGCTGCGGCTAAGGTGGGGGTaggaagggggtggggggggtgttAATACCTGGCAGAAGCTCCTCCCCCTGTGGGTGGAACAGGGGTGGCCACACCCTGTGCAGCCGCACCTGCAGATGCAAGAGAGAAACTATGGGGGGGTGTTTCCCAAAAACTCCTGTGACCTCTCAGAGTAACAGAGCCCCCAAAACCTGCCCACAACACTTGACCAAGGGGGAGGGTTCAAATTAATCCTGGGTGTGAGGGGACCCAAAACTCCTTCCCCAGCCTCCAGAATGAGATGCGGGTGactccttcccccctccccaaaagtTCCAGGCCTGTCTGGTTGCCACCAAATCCTTCCCCCTGGCCCCACAGCTACCGTGGAGTGGTGGTGGGACCCCAAGCCCCCTCCTCAAAACCCCACAAGGAATGGGGAGACCCCCTTCCCCATTAATACTAGGTGTCCCAAAGGTATTGGGGAGCACTAAACCAAACCCCTCCCTAATCCCCCATAGGGATGTCTGGAGGACCCCAAGCCCTCTCCCAATAGTCCCAAGGGGGTCTCAGGACACCTGCGGTGGTGGGTGGGATGTGGAAGGGAGGCACAGATCCGCCAAATGTTggtgctccagggctggttcCAAAGGCATTGAAACTGGGGAAAGCAGACCGGGGTGGGGCTGGGCCTGGGAAGGGGGCTGGGGTCACTCATAGCCCATCACCAGGCCCCCAAGAGATCCCCGTGCTCTATGACCATGACCCTCCCAGCCCTCTtggagcccccccccccccgagctCACCAGGGAAAACAGCGAAGGcaggtgctggggcagggctaGCGAAGGTGTCTCCCccaatggcagccaggaggTCGGTGCCGGCCTTTCGAGCTGGCTGGGGAGGGTGGTGGGCAGCTgggcggggctgggggggcaCCGTAAGGTCAGGGGGTGGCATTCCCCCTGGCACCCCCAGAAGTGGGCCGGTCTCACCTGTGGCAgtgtcccggtgtccccatGGAGGGCCTGGAGGGGCCTGGGCTCCACTGTGGTACTTTGGGGGGGTTTCACTTGTTCTGGTGCCACATACCTGCCGTGGGAGGGCAAAATATTGACCGAGTGGTCCTCACACCGCGCTGCCACAGTAAACgtgcccccagctcctctcaTACCATCGTTTCTTCTCGTACTTCTCCTGCAGGAACTCCTTCACCTTCTGGGGGTCGCAGGAGTCAGGCAGCAGTGAAGTCCGGGGGTTGAAGGTGCCGAGCCAGATCCGCCTGCAGGCCTGGGTAGGGGGTAGGGGAGGGTACATGGGGATGTGGGCAGGGTGGGACAGAGAGGGCATGGCCTCCGCAGCCCCTCCCTTACCTCATTGCCATGTGCCTGCAGGAACAGCACCTCCGCCTCCGTGAATGTTGTCATAGAGATGGACTTGACACGGTGGGGGGGGTTCAGTCCCCGCCTGGGTAGGGATTCGGGGTGTCAGCGCCCCCCACCCTGCGCCCATGAACACCCAAAATGAAGCTTTTTCTCTCAAAAGAGGCGCCCAAGAACTCAAGCATGCAAAGCCACGTGCTtcggccccgccccctcccggTAAGCCCCGCCTCCATCGGGTACAGCAAATCAACGATGGCTTGACCCGATGTGACCCCGCCCACCGCGCTTTGACCCCTCCCACTCAGGGTTCACTCGGTCACGCCCCCTCCCTCGGCCCCGCCTCCAAGCCCACGGCCCCGCCCCGCTCACAGCGCCCCCGAGCAGCCGGTGCACACGAGGCTGCCCACGCTGATGTCCACGTAGGTGACGCCACGCTGGCCGCATTCGAAGCAGAGCCGGTTGGCGGGAACCGCGCTCACCAGCTCCCGCACTCGACGGCACCAAACCTCGGCCTCCGCGTCCCGGCCCGTGCTGCCCCTGCGGGCCCCGGGCCCTCCGCCCGGCCCGATGCCGCCGCCGCCGACGGCCGCCATCTTCCCGCTCCCGCGAGGCCCCGCCCCCCGCAAGCGACGCAGCCGCTGATTGGCCGCGCGCGGCGAGCAGCTCCCCCTGGCGGCCCGCACTGCGCCTCCTTTTCCCGCCCTTTGCGTCCCCTCAGCACCCGGCCctgaggggacacggcgggAAAGGCCACATTTTGGGGAGGTTCCACGGAAAACCAGCATTTTCCAGCACGGGCACGTCCCTCATCCTCCCGCGGTGAGGGACGGGGTTCTGGGGGTCTCCGCACCCCTGGCTCTTTCCGCCCTTTTTGTGCCCTCAGCGccgcccccccctcccccccgaaCCCCTAGGGGACCCAAGGAAAAATTCGTCTTTCGAGGTAAAGGCTCCCTGTTCTGGGTCATTTTCCAATAAATTCCCTATTATTCCCTTCGATTTGGGTGTTTTTCACCCCAAAGTCCCTATTACTCGCCTCCATTTTGAGTCGTTTTCCCCAAAACTCAACTATTCTTTCCACTCCTccatctcttttttccccatgaagtCACTCTTATCCATGCACTCCCTCTCTCTGAGTTGGTATCCTAAAAACTCACTGTTATTCCCATTCATTTTAGGTAATTTCCCCACAAATTCACAACTATTACCTGTTCCCCCAACCCATTTGGGGTAATTTTCTCCCAAATCCCCGATAATCTCCCTCTGTCCATGTTAGGAGGGGATGTAGGGGAGGGTCCCAGTCCCATTTGTGGAGTGTTGCCCCCCAAACAAGCGTTTCCAGCTGCATCTCTCTTTAATAGTGCACAGAACCACATTACAAAACCCCCCCGGCCCCACGGCCCCTCCCCCTCCCGCCCCCCAAAATTGGGGCCCCCCCGGACCCCGCGGGGACGAAGGCAATTCTGGTAACGGGGGGCGGGGGGAATGATGAGGCACAGAGGGTCTGGGGGGAGTGCCAGGAAAGGGTTGGGGGGCCCTTTGCCCCCCCCCCATACCCACCATGGTCCCCCACCCAAAATCCTGGAGGAGatcccccctcccctctctcACCCCCTCCCCCGCACtgggcccccccccccctccaacaCAGCACCCACCCAGCCCCCCCCACAGGCCGCACTGCGGACCCCCGGAGTGGAACCCCCGGCCCCGGGCCCTGCTTGATGCCCCCCCATAAATACCCCCCCCATAAATACATTGCAAAGCAGTTACAGCATCCTCCCCTTCGGGGGGCAGAACAACCCCAGGGAGGGATGAATCCCCCGTTACTGGGGAGCTCTACCCCCTCCTCATAGGGACCCCCTTAGTTCACAGGGGAAGCTGTACCCCGATACTGAGGGTCGACACCCCGTTAATGGGAGCCCCCCGCACTGGGGGTGTtattccccccctcccccatttttggggtccctctcTATTACCCCGGGGGAGGTGGTCTCCATCCTCCCCCCTTTGCGTTAGGAGTGTGTCCCCCCTGTTCATTTCGGGGAGGCTCAACATACCATAAATACCCACCCCCACTTCTCCCCAACCCGGCCCAGCCGTGTCgccccccctccccattttaGGAGCCGCCCCCGCCCCCCTTATCCTTAGGAGCCCCCCCATTATTTTGGGGAAGccccccccttctccctccccaaaGGTTtagggatgggatttggggtgctCCAGGCACCCCGGCGGGGCTCAGATCGCGGTGTCCCAGAGCACGGCGTGCGGCCGGCGGGCCGGGGGAGTgccggggggcggcgggggcgggggccGACCCTCGGGAGCGGCCCCCCCTTTCCAGGCGGGGGGGGCGGGCAGGGGGGGCAGGCTATCCTGCTTgcacagccccccccccccgccccccccgcgCCTTGATCTCGGTGCAGACGCAGCGTTTTCGGTCAATCACCTCCTGCAACTGCCCGTCCCGGggccggggggcggcggcggggaagCCTCCTCCGGGGACCCCTCCCGAGAGGGGGCGCGATGCGGGGGGGCCTCGTGGGAACGGGGGGGCCCCGGCCTGGCGCACCCCCGAGGTGGAGGCAGAGCGGCCCAGGCGGGGACCCCCGGGGAGCTCTGGAAGTGGGGAGAAGCGCGTCAGGGGGACACGGTGGTGTCACCCCCCCTGCCACCCCCCGGCGTCACTCCAACTGTTCCCCCCAAGATCTCGCTGCACCCTCAAAATGTCCCCACTCCCCCGAGGATGTTCCCCCGAGTCGCCTTGCGTGACCCCAACCCCCGGTGTCCTCATGTCACCTCATGTCCCCCGTGTCCTCGCGCCACCTCCAGAACCACCAAGTGTACCCCGAAATCTTCTCCTGCCCGGCCCCCCACCGCACGTACCCGAGGGTCTCCCGCAGGCGGGGAAGGTCTGGCAGGGCACGGGGGGTCCCGGCCTCCCTCGGGGCCCCTCGGCCCTGACGGGGATCCCCGAGGTGGGGGGAACCGTCCCCGCTCCTCCCCGTTCCTCCCGGGGGGGCTCCGGCGCCTCTGTGAAAATGGGAGGGGATGTCAGCCCCGCCCATGGGGAGTAGCCTCGCCGAAGGCCCCGCCCCTTCCCAGTCACTCACTCTCGCTCTCCTTCCCGCGGCGGGCAGAGGCTCCGCCCCCCCGCCGAAGGGGCGGCTCCTCCTCGCGAGCGAGGGCTACCGACGCCACGCCCCCGCGCAGGCTCTCGTAGGCGGGTGGGCGCTTCCCGGGGGGCGGGGCCTCGGCGGAGGGTGGGAGTGGCAGCGGCCCGAGCCCCGCCCCCCCGCGCTCACGCCCGGCTCCCCCCGGCGCGTGGTGCGGGGGGAGGGGCGTGGAGTGGCTGCGAgcgcgggcggggggcgggcccTCGCGGCGCGAGGGGAGCGGCAGGCGCGAGGTTCCCTCGGGGGGCTGGGCCAGCGGGGCTGGGCGGGGCGGCAGCAGGTTGGGGAAGGGGGGCGGGATGGGGGCGGGGCCGGAGAAAGGAGCGTGGCCGATGAAGGGCGGGCGGCCGGCGTGTGGGGCGTGTCCAGAGAAAGGGGCGTGTTCGCCGTAGGGGGCGTGGCCGGCGTGCAGCGGGGGGCCGCTGAAAGGGGCGTGAGCGCTGTGTGGGGCGTGTCCGTGGAAAGGGGCGTGTCCCGGCCCCTCCCCCGCGGGCAGAGGGCAGCTCATCTCCTCGTAAATGGCCTCCGGTTCCTCGGCAGGTGGAGGGGGGgctccccccggccccgcccgccggGGATCCCCCCCTGGGATCCCCCGGGCATCCCCCACCATCTCGATGTACACGGGCTCCTCCACCTCGCCCTGCTCGGTCAGGCCGTGAGGGGGGGCTCCGGCCGACAAACGGGTCTGGGGGCTGCGCGACGGCTTCAAGGGGGGTGTCTGCCGTACGCAGCCCCCCCGGGGGATGCCTGGGGAAGGGAAGTGTATCAGGGGCTGGTACGCCCTCCGCCCTCCAGACCCCCTCAAATTCCTTGTTACCCCTCCCCGCCACCCAAACCTCCCCAGGACCTCTATCTTCTCCCCCAAACTTGCtgtctgctccctgccaccCCAACCCCGCTGAGCCCCCTCACGTGCCCCCAGCTCTTCCCCAGCCCCCCAGCCCTGTCAAGCACTCCCCAGACTGCAC from the Cinclus cinclus chromosome 34, bCinCin1.1, whole genome shotgun sequence genome contains:
- the AGFG2 gene encoding arf-GAP domain and FG repeat-containing protein 2 isoform X1, whose amino-acid sequence is MLVFRGTSPKCGLSRRVPSGPGAEGTQRAGKGGAVRAARGSCSPRAANQRLRRLRGAGPRGSGKMAAVGGGGIGPGGGPGARRGSTGRDAEAEVWCRRVRELVSAVPANRLCFECGQRGVTYVDISVGSLVCTGCSGALRGLNPPHRVKSISMTTFTEAEVLFLQAHGNEACRRIWLGTFNPRTSLLPDSCDPQKVKEFLQEKYEKKRWYVAPEQVKPPQSTTVEPRPLQALHGDTGTLPQVRPAHFWGCQGECHPLTLRCPPSPAQLPTTLPSQLERPAPTSWLPLGETPSLALPQHLPSLFSLAQPHPGLLSPVSMPLEPALEHQHLADLCLPSTSHPPPQVRLHRVWPPLFHPQGEELLPASLGPSVTPQRCPMGATPTHSWPPWPPDPSPTPSRATAPVPLFLEGSPVPSRLMVRVGGKINTGTTSTQAPSDPLPISPHRVAFQRVQRCQSFHQPLRDGPDPDGAVQHRAPDHQPLPVTADAGGGLSPALTAPTAAFGGSGSAHHSSPSAGTTFYFCSERFIVII
- the AGFG2 gene encoding arf-GAP domain and FG repeat-containing protein 2 isoform X13, whose product is MLVFRGTSPKCGLSRRVPSGPGAEGTQRAGKGGAVRAARGSCSPRAANQRLRRLRGAGPRGSGKMAAVGGGGIGPGGGPGARRGSTGRDAEAEVWCRRVRELVSAVPANRLCFECGQRGVTYVDISVGSLVCTGCSGALRGLNPPHRVKSISMTTFTEAEVLFLQAHGNEACRRIWLGTFNPRTSLLPDSCDPQKVKEFLQEKYEKKRWYVAPEQVKPPQSTTVEPRPLQALHGDTGTLPQPRPAAHHPPQPARKAGTDLLAAIGGDTFASPAPAPAFAVFPGPAPPRSAFPSFNAFGTSPGAPTFGGSVPPFHIPPTTAGAAAQGVATPVPPTGGGASASLFGTLRDPPALPHGGYTNPFMAPVAPRPFTNPFQSNGPGAPVPGGFPSPFQADAGSTLPKLPPTPSW
- the AGFG2 gene encoding arf-GAP domain and FG repeat-containing protein 2 isoform X5 → MLVFRGTSPKCGLSRRVPSGPGAEGTQRAGKGGAVRAARGSCSPRAANQRLRRLRGAGPRGSGKMAAVGGGGIGPGGGPGARRGSTGRDAEAEVWCRRVRELVSAVPANRLCFECGQRGVTYVDISVGSLVCTGCSGALRGLNPPHRVKSISMTTFTEAEVLFLQAHGNEACRRIWLGTFNPRTSLLPDSCDPQKVKEFLQEKYEKKRWYVAPEQVKPPQSTTVEPRPLQALHGDTGTLPQVRPAHFWGCQGECHPLTLRCPPSPAQLPTTLPSQLERPAPTSWLPLGETPSLALPQHLPSLFSLAQPHPGLLSPVSMPLEPALEHQHLADLCLPSTSHPPPQVRLHRVWPPLFHPQGEELLPASLGPSVTPQRCPMGATPTHSWPPWPPDPSPTPSRATAPVPLFLEGSPVPSRLMVRVGGKINTGTTSTQAPSDPLPISPHRVAFQRVQRCQSFHQPLRGEESTGAEQG
- the AGFG2 gene encoding arf-GAP domain and FG repeat-containing protein 2 isoform X10, giving the protein MLVFRGTSPKCGLSRRVPSGPGAEGTQRAGKGGAVRAARGSCSPRAANQRLRRLRGAGPRGSGKMAAVGGGGIGPGGGPGARRGSTGRDAEAEVWCRRVRELVSAVPANRLCFECGQRGVTYVDISVGSLVCTGCSGALRGLNPPHRVKSISMTTFTEAEVLFLQAHGNEACRRIWLGTFNPRTSLLPDSCDPQKVKEFLQEKYEKKRWYVAPEQVKPPQSTTVEPRPLQALHGDTGTLPQVRPAHFWGCQGECHPLTLRCPPSPAQLPTTLPSQLERPAPTSWLPLGETPSLALPQHLPSLFSLAQPHPGLLSPVSMPLEPALEHQHLADLCLPSTSHPPPQVRLHRVWPPLFHPQGEELLPGLPFSGFNVAKASTNPFVVRRALGQSKGDGGFLNPLSLLLIPPLCHPQTVPTPTAPFSTGHPTTNPFL
- the AGFG2 gene encoding arf-GAP domain and FG repeat-containing protein 2 isoform X2 translates to MLVFRGTSPKCGLSRRVPSGPGAEGTQRAGKGGAVRAARGSCSPRAANQRLRRLRGAGPRGSGKMAAVGGGGIGPGGGPGARRGSTGRDAEAEVWCRRVRELVSAVPANRLCFECGQRGVTYVDISVGSLVCTGCSGALRGLNPPHRVKSISMTTFTEAEVLFLQAHGNEACRRIWLGTFNPRTSLLPDSCDPQKVKEFLQEKYEKKRWYVAPEQVKPPQSTTVEPRPLQALHGDTGTLPQPRPAAHHPPQPARKAGTDLLAAIGGDTFASPAPAPAFAVFPGPAPPRSAFPSFNAFGTSPGAPTFGGSVPPFHIPPTTAAAAQDLTLPPDSSPYPPAASLGPSVTPQRCPMGATPTHSWPPWPPDPSPTPSRATAPVPLFLEGSPVPSRLMVRVGGKINTGTTSTQAPSDPLPISPHRVAFQRVQRCQSFHQPLRDGPDPDGAVQHRAPDHQPLPVTADAGGGLSPALTAPTAAFGGSGSAHHSSPSAGTTFYFCSERFIVII
- the AGFG2 gene encoding arf-GAP domain and FG repeat-containing protein 2 isoform X14 → MLVFRGTSPKCGLSRRVPSGPGAEGTQRAGKGGAVRAARGSCSPRAANQRLRRLRGAGPRGSGKMAAVGGGGIGPGGGPGARRGSTGRDAEAEVWCRRVRELVSAVPANRLCFECGQRGVTYVDISVGSLVCTGCSGALRGLNPPHRVKSISMTTFTEAEVLFLQAHGNEACRRIWLGTFNPRTSLLPDSCDPQKVKEFLQEKYEKKRWYVAPEQVKPPQSTTVEPRPLQALHGDTGTLPQPRPAAHHPPQPARKAGTDLLAAIGGDTFASPAPAPAFAVFPGPAPPRSAFPSFNAFGTSPGAPTFGGSVPPFHIPPTTAGAAAQGVATPVPPTGGGASASLFGTLRDPPALPHGGYTNPFMAPVAPRPFTNPFQSNGPGAPVPGGFPSPFQADAGSTLPKLPPTPS
- the AGFG2 gene encoding arf-GAP domain and FG repeat-containing protein 2 isoform X12, which translates into the protein MLVFRGTSPKCGLSRRVPSGPGAEGTQRAGKGGAVRAARGSCSPRAANQRLRRLRGAGPRGSGKMAAVGGGGIGPGGGPGARRGSTGRDAEAEVWCRRVRELVSAVPANRLCFECGQRGVTYVDISVGSLVCTGCSGALRGLNPPHRVKSISMTTFTEAEVLFLQAHGNEACRRIWLGTFNPRTSLLPDSCDPQKVKEFLQEKYEKKRWYVAPEQVKPPQSTTVEPRPLQALHGDTGTLPQPRPAAHHPPQPARKAGTDLLAAIGGDTFASPAPAPAFAVFPGAAAQGVATPVPPTGGGASASLFGTLRDPPALPHGGYTNPFMAPVAPRPFTNPFQSNGPGAPVPGGFPSPFQADGLPFSGFNVAKASTNPFVVRRALGQSKGDGGFLNPLSLLLIPPLCHPQTVPTPTAPFSTGHPTTNPFL
- the AGFG2 gene encoding arf-GAP domain and FG repeat-containing protein 2 isoform X11 — protein: MLVFRGTSPKCGLSRRVPSGPGAEGTQRAGKGGAVRAARGSCSPRAANQRLRRLRGAGPRGSGKMAAVGGGGIGPGGGPGARRGSTGRDAEAEVWCRRVRELVSAVPANRLCFECGQRGVTYVDISVGSLVCTGCSGALRGLNPPHRVKSISMTTFTEAEVLFLQAHGNEACRRIWLGTFNPRTSLLPDSCDPQKVKEFLQEKYEKKRWYVAPEQVKPPQSTTVEPRPLQALHGDTGTLPQPRPAAHHPPQPARKAGTDLLAAIGGDTFASPAPAPAFAVFPGPAPPRSAFPSFNAFGTSPGAPTFGGSVPPFHIPPTTAGAAAQGVATPVPPTGGGASARVAFQRVQRCQSFHQPLRDGPDPDGAVQHRAPDHQPLPVTADAGGGLSPALTAPTAAFGGSGSAHHSSPSAGTTFYFCSERFIVII
- the AGFG2 gene encoding arf-GAP domain and FG repeat-containing protein 2 isoform X8, yielding MLVFRGTSPKCGLSRRVPSGPGAEGTQRAGKGGAVRAARGSCSPRAANQRLRRLRGAGPRGSGKMAAVGGGGIGPGGGPGARRGSTGRDAEAEVWCRRVRELVSAVPANRLCFECGQRGVTYVDISVGSLVCTGCSGALRGLNPPHRVKSISMTTFTEAEVLFLQAHGNEACRRIWLGTFNPRTSLLPDSCDPQKVKEFLQEKYEKKRWYVAPEQVKPPQSTTVEPRPLQALHGDTGTLPQVRPAHFWGCQGECHPLTLRCPPSPAQLPTTLPSQLERPAPTSWLPLGETPSLALPQHLPSLFSLAQPHPGLLSPVSMPLEPALEHQHLADLCLPSTSHPPPQVRLHRVWPPLFHPQGEELLPASLGPSVTPQRCPMGATPTHSWPPWPPDPSPTPSRATAPVPLFLEGSPVPSRLMGCLSAGSTLPKLPPTPS
- the AGFG2 gene encoding arf-GAP domain and FG repeat-containing protein 2 isoform X15, with product MLVFRGTSPKCGLSRRVPSGPGAEGTQRAGKGGAVRAARGSCSPRAANQRLRRLRGAGPRGSGKMAAVGGGGIGPGGGPGARRGSTGRDAEAEVWCRRVRELVSAVPANRLCFECGQRGVTYVDISVGSLVCTGCSGALRGLNPPHRVKSISMTTFTEAEVLFLQAHGNEACRRIWLGTFNPRTSLLPDSCDPQKVKEFLQEKYEKKRWYVAPEQVKPPQSTTVEPRPLQALHGDTGTLPQPRPAAHHPPQPARKAGTDLLAAIGGDTFASPAPAPAFAVFPGLPFSGFNVAKASTNPFVVRRALGQSKGDGGFLNPLSLLLIPPLCHPQTVPTPTAPFSTGHPTTNPFL
- the AGFG2 gene encoding arf-GAP domain and FG repeat-containing protein 2 isoform X6; translation: MLVFRGTSPKCGLSRRVPSGPGAEGTQRAGKGGAVRAARGSCSPRAANQRLRRLRGAGPRGSGKMAAVGGGGIGPGGGPGARRGSTGRDAEAEVWCRRVRELVSAVPANRLCFECGQRGVTYVDISVGSLVCTGCSGALRGLNPPHRVKSISMTTFTEAEVLFLQAHGNEACRRIWLGTFNPRTSLLPDSCDPQKVKEFLQEKYEKKRWYVAPEQVKPPQSTTVEPRPLQALHGDTGTLPQPRPAAHHPPQPARKAGTDLLAAIGGDTFASPAPAPAFAVFPGPAPPRSAFPSFNAFGTSPGAPTFGGSVPPFHIPPTTAGAAAQGVATPVPPTGGGASASLFGTLRDPPALPHGGYTNPFMAPVAPRPFTNPFQSNGPGAPVPGGFPSPFQADGLPFSGFNVAKASTNPFVVRRALGQSKGDGGFLNPLSLLLIPPLCHPQTVPTPTAPFSTGHPTTNPFL
- the AGFG2 gene encoding arf-GAP domain and FG repeat-containing protein 2 isoform X9 — its product is MLVFRGTSPKCGLSRRVPSGPGAEGTQRAGKGGAVRAARGSCSPRAANQRLRRLRGAGPRGSGKMAAVGGGGIGPGGGPGARRGSTGRDAEAEVWCRRVRELVSAVPANRLCFECGQRGVTYVDISVGSLVCTGCSGALRGLNPPHRVKSISMTTFTEAEVLFLQAHGNEACRRIWLGTFNPRTSLLPDSCDPQKVKEFLQEKYEKKRWYVAPEQVKPPQSTTVEPRPLQALHGDTGTLPQPRPAAHHPPQPARKAGTDLLAAIGGDTFASPAPAPAFAVFPGPAPPRSAFPSFNAFGTSPGAPTFGGSVPPFHIPPTTAGAAAQGVATPVPPTGGGASASLFGTLRDPPALPHGGYTNPFMAPVAPRPFTNPFQSNGPGAPVPGGFPSPFQADGLPFSGFNVAKASTNPFVTVPTPTAPFSTGHPTTNPFL
- the AGFG2 gene encoding arf-GAP domain and FG repeat-containing protein 2 isoform X3, with product MLVFRGTSPKCGLSRRVPSGPGAEGTQRAGKGGAVRAARGSCSPRAANQRLRRLRGAGPRGSGKMAAVGGGGIGPGGGPGARRGSTGRDAEAEVWCRRVRELVSAVPANRLCFECGQRGVTYVDISVGSLVCTGCSGALRGLNPPHRVKSISMTTFTEAEVLFLQAHGNEACRRIWLGTFNPRTSLLPDSCDPQKVKEFLQEKYEKKRWYVAPEQVKPPQSTTVEPRPLQALHGDTGTLPQVRPAHFWGCQGECHPLTLRCPPSPAQLPTTLPSQLERPAPTSWLPLGETPSLALPQHLPSLFSLAQPHPGLLSPVSMPLEPALEHQHLADLCLPSTSHPPPQVRLHRVWPPLFHPQGEELLPASLGPSVTPQRCPMGATPTHSWPPWPPDPSPTPSRATAPVPLFLEGSPVPSRLMRVQRCQSFHQPLRDGPDPDGAVQHRAPDHQPLPVTADAGGGLSPALTAPTAAFGGSGSAHHSSPSAGTTFYFCSERFIVII
- the AGFG2 gene encoding arf-GAP domain and FG repeat-containing protein 2 isoform X4; protein product: MLVFRGTSPKCGLSRRVPSGPGAEGTQRAGKGGAVRAARGSCSPRAANQRLRRLRGAGPRGSGKMAAVGGGGIGPGGGPGARRGSTGRDAEAEVWCRRVRELVSAVPANRLCFECGQRGVTYVDISVGSLVCTGCSGALRGLNPPHRVKSISMTTFTEAEVLFLQAHGNEACRRIWLGTFNPRTSLLPDSCDPQKVKEFLQEKYEKKRWYVAPEQVKPPQSTTVEPRPLQALHGDTGTLPQVRPAHFWGCQGECHPLTLRCPPSPAQLPTTLPSQLERPAPTSWLPLGETPSLALPQHLPSLFSLVRLHRVWPPLFHPQGEELLPASLGPSVTPQRCPMGATPTHSWPPWPPDPSPTPSRATAPVPLFLEGSPVPSRLMVRVGGKINTGTTSTQAPSDPLPISPHRVAFQRVQRCQSFHQPLRDGPDPDGAVQHRAPDHQPLPVTADAGGGLSPALTAPTAAFGGSGSAHHSSPSAGTTFYFCSERFIVII